A single Notoacmeibacter ruber DNA region contains:
- a CDS encoding phosphotransferase: protein MSQTEEIDKDSIETWMQDHVEGFEDFRSIEKITAGQSNPTYRINAGSGRYVLRAKPPGELLKSAHQVDREYRVISALSKTDVPVPKVYALSAEGDESPIGRQFYIMDFLEGRIFWDPILPDATSNDERAAIYDSMNRTLAALHSVDIDAVDLSDFGKPGSYFARQFSRWTKQYKASETGTIPEMDHLMDWLGKNEPADDGQVSLVHGDYRLDNMIFEQDGTDVIALLDWELSTLGHPFADLSYQCMQWRLPHDTGFKGLGGVERSDYGLPSERDYVTRYCDRRGIDTPDNWRYYIAFSFFRLAAILQGVYKRALDGNAANPERGKEMGKAVPLLAQLAVQSLDEDEPL from the coding sequence ATGAGCCAAACCGAAGAGATCGACAAAGACTCCATCGAGACATGGATGCAGGATCACGTAGAGGGGTTCGAGGATTTCCGTTCGATCGAAAAGATCACCGCCGGACAGTCCAACCCCACCTATCGGATCAATGCGGGCAGCGGGCGTTACGTCTTGCGCGCCAAGCCCCCCGGCGAACTGCTGAAATCGGCCCATCAGGTCGACCGCGAATATCGCGTCATCTCTGCGCTATCGAAGACCGACGTTCCGGTGCCGAAGGTCTACGCACTTTCGGCGGAGGGGGATGAAAGTCCGATTGGCCGGCAGTTCTACATCATGGATTTTCTGGAAGGCCGGATATTCTGGGACCCGATACTGCCCGATGCCACCTCCAACGACGAACGGGCCGCGATCTACGATTCGATGAACCGAACCCTCGCCGCTCTGCATTCCGTCGATATCGATGCCGTCGACCTTTCCGATTTCGGAAAGCCGGGCTCGTATTTCGCACGCCAGTTTTCCCGTTGGACGAAACAGTACAAGGCATCTGAAACCGGCACGATCCCGGAAATGGATCATCTTATGGACTGGCTCGGAAAGAACGAGCCGGCTGACGACGGACAGGTCAGCCTCGTTCACGGCGACTACCGGCTCGACAATATGATATTCGAACAGGATGGCACCGACGTTATCGCGCTGCTCGATTGGGAACTCTCCACGCTCGGCCACCCCTTTGCCGACCTTTCCTACCAGTGCATGCAGTGGCGACTGCCGCACGATACGGGGTTCAAGGGCCTCGGCGGTGTCGAACGGTCCGACTACGGCCTTCCATCGGAAAGGGACTACGTCACCCGCTATTGCGACCGACGCGGCATCGATACGCCGGATAACTGGCGCTATTACATCGCCTTCTCCTTCTTCCGCCTCGCCGCGATCCTTCAGGGCGTCTACAAGCGCGCTCTGGACGGCAATGCCGCCAATCCGGAACGCGGCAAGGAGATGGGAAAGGCGGTCCCGCTTCTGGCGCAACTTGCGGTGCAGTCTCTCGACGAGGACGAACCGTTATGA
- the rpsU gene encoding 30S ribosomal protein S21, protein MQVLVRDNNVDQALRALKKKMQREGIFREMKMRGHYEKPSEKRAREKAEAVRRARKLARKRAQREGLLGGRSSR, encoded by the coding sequence GTGCAGGTACTCGTTCGCGACAACAATGTTGATCAGGCTCTCCGCGCTCTGAAGAAGAAAATGCAGCGTGAGGGCATCTTCCGGGAAATGAAGATGCGTGGCCATTACGAGAAGCCGTCCGAAAAGCGCGCCCGTGAGAAGGCGGAAGCTGTTCGCCGCGCCCGTAAGCTGGCTCGCAAGCGCGCCCAGCGCGAAGGTCTCCTCGGCGGCCGCAGCAGCCGTTGA
- a CDS encoding Re/Si-specific NAD(P)(+) transhydrogenase subunit alpha, with protein MAQTVFVPKESLADEGRVAASPDTVKRIKALGLDVVVETEAGRASRILDSDYETAGARIGSASDATSADVILKVRRPTTEEIAAYKQGAIVLATMDPFGAEEALSAMADAGLSAFAMELMPRITRAQVMDVLSSQANLAGYQAVIDAAEAYDRALPMMMTAAGTVPAAKVFVMGAGVAGLQAIATAKRLGGVVSATDVRAAAGEQVASLGGKFIMTEALKDASGEGGYARELTDDEKKAQSELVAGHIAKQDIVITTALIPGRPAPKLIDADMVASMKPGSVIVDLAVERGGNVEGSKAGEVVVTKNDVTIIGHLNVAGRIAATASQLYAKNLYAFLETMVDGESGSVAIDREDELVSATLLTHGGKVVHERFGGASTEAPAAAPDDGASPEGEAAPAVEPGTGDSDAGKGNTSEGKA; from the coding sequence GTGGCGCAAACGGTTTTCGTACCGAAAGAGAGTTTGGCTGACGAGGGGCGGGTGGCCGCTTCGCCGGACACGGTCAAACGGATCAAGGCGCTCGGCCTGGATGTGGTTGTCGAAACGGAGGCTGGACGAGCCTCCCGCATTCTCGATTCAGACTATGAGACTGCGGGCGCTCGTATTGGTTCGGCGTCCGATGCGACCTCGGCCGACGTGATTTTGAAGGTTCGTCGACCCACGACCGAAGAAATCGCTGCCTATAAGCAAGGCGCCATCGTGCTTGCGACGATGGATCCGTTCGGTGCCGAAGAGGCTCTGTCTGCAATGGCGGATGCCGGTCTCTCGGCCTTTGCCATGGAATTGATGCCGCGCATTACGCGCGCTCAGGTCATGGACGTGCTCTCCAGTCAGGCCAATCTGGCAGGGTATCAGGCCGTGATCGACGCGGCTGAAGCCTATGACCGGGCGCTACCCATGATGATGACGGCAGCCGGCACGGTTCCTGCCGCAAAGGTCTTTGTCATGGGCGCGGGCGTCGCCGGGCTTCAGGCCATTGCAACGGCCAAGCGTCTCGGTGGCGTGGTTTCCGCGACCGACGTCCGGGCCGCCGCCGGCGAACAGGTGGCATCCCTTGGTGGCAAGTTCATCATGACCGAAGCGTTGAAGGATGCTTCGGGCGAGGGCGGCTATGCCCGCGAACTGACCGATGATGAGAAGAAGGCGCAGTCTGAACTCGTCGCCGGTCATATCGCCAAGCAGGATATCGTCATCACCACGGCGCTCATTCCGGGCCGCCCGGCGCCGAAACTGATCGACGCGGACATGGTCGCCTCCATGAAGCCCGGCTCGGTGATCGTCGACCTTGCAGTCGAACGTGGCGGCAATGTCGAGGGCTCGAAGGCCGGTGAAGTCGTCGTGACGAAAAACGACGTCACGATCATCGGCCATCTCAACGTGGCTGGACGGATAGCGGCAACGGCCTCGCAGCTTTACGCCAAGAACCTCTACGCCTTTCTGGAAACGATGGTCGACGGCGAGAGCGGCTCGGTGGCGATCGATCGCGAAGACGAACTTGTCTCCGCGACGCTTCTCACCCATGGCGGCAAGGTCGTCCATGAACGGTTTGGCGGAGCATCCACCGAGGCACCGGCAGCGGCTCCAGATGACGGCGCAAGCCCGGAAGGTGAGGCGGCCCCTGCCGTTGAGCCCGGTACGGGCGACAGTGATGCCGGCAAAGGCAATACGAGCGAAGGAAAAGCGTGA
- a CDS encoding NAD(P)(+) transhydrogenase (Re/Si-specific) subunit beta, with amino-acid sequence MGLNLAALLYLVSGVLFILALRGLSHPTTSRQGNTFGMVGMGIAILTTLLIAPPGLGGFLMIVLGLAIGGGAGAVIARRIPMTDMPQLVAAFHSLVGLAAVMVAAAALYAPESFGIGTVGDIHGQALVEMSIGVAIGAITFTGSIIAFLKLDGRMSGAPIMLPMRHVINAALALALVVLIVILVMSASPLVFWLIVAVSLALGVLIIIPIGGADMPVVVSMLNSYSGWAAAGIGFTLGNLALIITGALVGSSGAILSYIMCKGMNRSFISVILGGFGSDGGAATTGDDGIERTVKRGSADDAAFLMKNASKVIIVPGYGMAVAQAQHALREMADALKEEGVEVKYAIHPVAGRMPGHMNVLLAEANVPYDEVFELEDINSEFAQADVAYVIGANDVTNPSARDDKSSPIYGMPILDVDKARTCLFVKRSLGSGYAGIDNTLFYKDGTMMLLGDAKKMTEEIVKAMEGI; translated from the coding sequence ATCGGCCTCAATCTCGCAGCCCTTCTCTACCTCGTTTCGGGCGTCCTCTTCATTCTGGCCCTTCGCGGCCTGTCGCACCCGACCACCAGCCGTCAGGGTAATACTTTCGGCATGGTCGGCATGGGTATCGCCATTCTGACGACCTTGCTGATCGCGCCTCCCGGTCTCGGCGGCTTCCTGATGATCGTGCTCGGTCTGGCTATCGGCGGTGGTGCCGGTGCGGTGATCGCCCGCCGCATTCCGATGACGGATATGCCGCAGCTTGTGGCCGCGTTTCACAGCCTTGTCGGCCTTGCCGCTGTCATGGTGGCTGCTGCTGCACTTTATGCGCCGGAGAGCTTCGGCATCGGCACGGTCGGTGACATTCACGGCCAGGCGCTCGTGGAAATGAGCATTGGAGTGGCGATCGGCGCCATCACCTTTACTGGCTCGATCATCGCCTTTCTGAAGCTCGACGGCCGGATGAGCGGCGCACCGATCATGCTGCCGATGCGTCACGTGATCAATGCGGCTCTGGCATTGGCATTGGTCGTCCTGATCGTCATTCTGGTGATGAGCGCATCGCCGCTTGTTTTCTGGCTGATCGTGGCTGTTTCGCTGGCTCTTGGCGTGCTGATCATCATCCCGATCGGCGGCGCCGATATGCCGGTGGTCGTCTCCATGCTGAATTCCTACTCAGGCTGGGCCGCGGCAGGCATCGGCTTCACTCTCGGCAACCTCGCCTTGATCATCACCGGCGCACTGGTCGGCTCGTCGGGCGCCATTCTCTCCTACATCATGTGCAAGGGCATGAACCGCTCCTTCATCTCGGTCATTCTCGGCGGCTTCGGTTCCGATGGAGGCGCGGCCACTACGGGTGACGACGGCATCGAGCGGACCGTCAAGCGCGGTAGCGCCGACGATGCAGCCTTCCTGATGAAGAATGCTTCCAAGGTCATCATCGTGCCGGGATACGGCATGGCGGTGGCGCAGGCGCAGCATGCGCTTCGGGAAATGGCCGATGCGCTGAAGGAAGAAGGGGTCGAGGTGAAGTATGCCATTCACCCGGTGGCTGGCCGCATGCCCGGCCATATGAACGTCCTGCTGGCCGAAGCGAATGTGCCTTATGACGAGGTCTTCGAACTTGAGGACATCAACAGCGAGTTCGCGCAGGCCGATGTCGCCTATGTCATTGGCGCGAACGACGTGACGAACCCGTCTGCGCGCGATGACAAGTCGTCGCCGATCTACGGCATGCCGATCCTCGATGTCGACAAAGCGCGGACCTGCCTTTTCGTCAAGCGGTCACTCGGCTCCGGCTATGCCGGCATCGACAATACGCTGTTCTACAAGGACGGCACGATGATGCTTCTTGGCGATGCCAAGAAGATGACCGAGGAAATCGTCAAGGCGATGGAAGGAATCTAG
- a CDS encoding MaoC family dehydratase has translation METTDSFQRQMLEPVSLDRLQVRIGEEIGLSRWHMIDQTRIDAFADITEDRNFIHIDPARTKAETPYPTTIAHGFLSLSMLSAFAYEATPPLKGQAAALNYGFDEIRFLSPVQAGSRLRGKFSLLDISTRPSGHIQLTWNVEVEIEGQERPALVAKWISLALMEEERSA, from the coding sequence ATGGAAACGACCGACAGCTTCCAGCGGCAGATGCTTGAACCGGTCTCGCTCGATCGTCTGCAAGTCAGGATCGGCGAGGAAATCGGCCTGTCGCGATGGCATATGATCGACCAGACACGCATCGATGCTTTCGCGGACATCACGGAAGACCGCAATTTCATTCATATCGATCCGGCAAGGACGAAGGCGGAAACGCCTTATCCGACCACGATCGCGCACGGTTTCCTCAGCCTCTCGATGCTCTCGGCCTTCGCCTATGAGGCAACTCCGCCGTTAAAAGGACAGGCCGCCGCGCTCAATTACGGTTTCGACGAGATACGCTTCCTTTCGCCCGTGCAGGCAGGTAGCCGGCTGCGTGGCAAGTTCAGCCTGCTCGACATATCGACCCGCCCATCGGGCCATATTCAGCTCACCTGGAACGTTGAGGTCGAAATCGAGGGACAGGAGCGGCCAGCCTTGGTCGCCAAATGGATTTCACTGGCCCTGATGGAGGAGGAGAGGAGCGCATGA
- a CDS encoding trypsin-like peptidase domain-containing protein gives MQFEAGSLTGKMMAGAALVAAVTAVSPAYAGYYDTLPEEARRNIQDYLVWTGHYDAPIDGSIGPQTVAAIRAWQEDNGYGSDGVLAVGEAEAMGEAARSAYKTAQFTIGTDGDAGLTYGLPYSLVSVVGENEWNGLNFADPEKTLRISSFRIADMSTEKVETFSEHVFEDVPGFETSAVRFENGVLTIRGGDSTEILRMDAKLFGDQLRGIFVWMDRDLVGQNGHLLAAMTNSLDLAPVETPSLFASSPSNEDGMRAISLPNAPSDGEFPNGSGTGFVVDTNGSILTNAHVVAGCGRVEVTGLGEAQVMLEDDSLDLALLKVNGARELKAATLSSDEPMLGEDVFAFGYPLPQALGSELGFSRGSVSSMVGLRSEPTQFRMTASVQPGNSGGPLVDEEGRVIGMVTAKLDAMAVANATGDIPQSMNFAIRSSVLRDWLKAQNITFEATDRHDEYKRASAVAKDAADYTHQVVCYEE, from the coding sequence ATGCAGTTCGAGGCGGGATCACTGACAGGCAAGATGATGGCGGGCGCAGCGCTTGTCGCCGCCGTGACGGCCGTCTCTCCTGCCTATGCCGGATATTACGATACCCTGCCGGAAGAAGCTCGTCGCAACATTCAGGATTATCTGGTGTGGACCGGCCATTACGATGCGCCGATCGATGGATCGATTGGTCCGCAGACGGTCGCAGCCATTCGCGCCTGGCAGGAAGATAACGGTTACGGTTCCGACGGTGTTCTGGCGGTCGGTGAGGCCGAAGCCATGGGTGAAGCCGCCCGCAGTGCCTACAAGACTGCGCAGTTCACGATCGGCACGGACGGCGATGCCGGCCTCACCTACGGCCTTCCCTATTCTCTGGTCTCCGTGGTCGGCGAAAACGAGTGGAACGGGCTGAACTTTGCCGATCCGGAAAAGACGCTTCGTATCTCCTCCTTCCGTATCGCTGATATGAGTACTGAAAAGGTCGAAACCTTCAGCGAGCACGTTTTCGAAGACGTTCCCGGATTCGAGACCTCGGCTGTGCGCTTCGAGAACGGCGTTTTGACGATTAGAGGAGGCGACTCTACGGAGATCCTGCGCATGGACGCCAAGCTTTTCGGCGATCAGTTGCGCGGCATATTCGTCTGGATGGATCGCGATCTTGTCGGACAGAATGGTCACCTTCTGGCTGCGATGACCAACAGCCTCGATCTCGCACCTGTCGAAACGCCTTCGCTTTTCGCGTCTTCGCCGAGCAATGAAGATGGTATGCGGGCAATTTCGCTGCCGAATGCGCCCAGCGACGGCGAGTTTCCGAATGGTTCCGGGACTGGTTTCGTTGTCGATACGAACGGTTCGATCCTGACCAATGCTCATGTGGTCGCTGGATGCGGTCGAGTGGAAGTAACCGGACTGGGTGAAGCGCAGGTCATGCTTGAGGACGACAGCCTTGATCTGGCTCTCCTCAAGGTGAATGGCGCACGCGAACTGAAAGCTGCCACCCTTTCGAGTGACGAGCCGATGCTCGGTGAGGACGTTTTCGCTTTCGGCTATCCGCTTCCCCAGGCATTGGGGAGCGAGCTCGGTTTTTCTCGCGGGAGCGTGTCCTCAATGGTCGGGCTACGTTCAGAGCCGACGCAGTTTCGCATGACGGCGTCGGTGCAGCCTGGCAATTCGGGCGGCCCGCTGGTCGACGAAGAGGGGCGGGTGATCGGTATGGTCACCGCCAAGCTCGATGCAATGGCGGTTGCGAATGCCACCGGTGATATTCCCCAGTCGATGAATTTCGCGATCCGCTCATCTGTCCTGCGCGACTGGCTTAAAGCGCAGAACATTACCTTCGAAGCGACAGATCGGCATGACGAGTACAAGCGCGCCTCGGCGGTTGCCAAGGATGCCGCCGACTACACCCATCAGGTTGTTTGCTACGAGGAATAG
- a CDS encoding SDR family NAD(P)-dependent oxidoreductase has product MSPRFEGRVVIVTGANGGFGSAVARKLASEGAWLVLSDLADEPAEALSDLDDSSFVYQPGDVTDPAVHHRLIDFAKERYGRLDIAINNAGIAHGHHRLHEIPGDLARKVIEVDLMGVFHALAAQIPALQAEAKAHDGCSIVNVASVAGLGGAPGLGIYAAAKHGVIGLTKTAAAENARKGVRVNAVCPAFARTPMALGEIARSNLPADEAEAFMARGVPMARLAEVDEIVTAILFAADPANGFMTGHAVAIDGGIGAI; this is encoded by the coding sequence ATGAGCCCTCGCTTCGAGGGACGGGTCGTTATCGTCACCGGTGCCAATGGCGGTTTCGGCTCCGCAGTCGCGCGCAAACTCGCCAGCGAAGGCGCATGGCTGGTCCTGTCCGACCTCGCCGACGAGCCGGCTGAAGCGCTTTCCGATTTGGACGATTCCTCCTTCGTCTATCAGCCCGGCGACGTCACCGATCCGGCGGTCCACCACCGACTTATCGACTTTGCGAAAGAGCGATATGGTCGCCTCGATATTGCGATCAACAATGCCGGCATCGCCCATGGTCACCACCGCCTTCACGAGATACCCGGCGATCTGGCCAGAAAGGTCATCGAAGTCGACCTGATGGGCGTGTTTCACGCCCTTGCCGCTCAGATCCCGGCTCTTCAGGCGGAAGCGAAAGCCCACGATGGCTGCTCGATCGTCAATGTCGCGTCGGTTGCCGGGCTGGGCGGCGCACCGGGGCTGGGCATTTACGCCGCGGCGAAGCATGGTGTGATCGGCCTTACGAAGACTGCCGCTGCCGAGAATGCCCGCAAGGGCGTTCGCGTCAACGCTGTCTGCCCGGCCTTTGCGCGAACCCCTATGGCCCTTGGCGAGATTGCACGCTCCAATCTTCCCGCGGACGAAGCCGAGGCGTTCATGGCGCGCGGCGTCCCCATGGCACGGCTTGCCGAGGTCGATGAGATCGTTACGGCCATTCTTTTCGCGGCAGATCCGGCGAACGGCTTCATGACCGGTCACGCTGTCGCGATCGACGGCGGCATTGGAGCCATATAA
- a CDS encoding tetratricopeptide repeat protein, which yields MAKRCVSPLPILAVSLFVPLAACQTGAGQQLTAIDTAEGSTENISSLTAVIQRSPSDPAAYNVRGSAYGKAGRYDLALADFDRALQINPNYYQAWANRGLIKRLKGDRNGALADYNRAVQLNSSYDAAYIGRGNLYRDMGQTQAAFQDFERAIRLDTTDARAYYNRGLLYQQQGQHNYAIEDFSSAISLQNDAPAPYNGRGLSYLALGDDENAFADFNQAIKLDNEVAESWSNQALVYERRGDNVKARSSYQQATQLDPSYTPAKEGLRRVSS from the coding sequence CTGGCAAAGAGGTGCGTCAGCCCGCTGCCGATTCTGGCGGTCAGCCTGTTCGTTCCGCTGGCGGCCTGCCAGACCGGCGCTGGGCAGCAGCTTACGGCAATCGACACGGCCGAAGGATCCACGGAGAACATCTCCTCCCTCACCGCAGTCATTCAGCGCAGCCCGAGCGATCCGGCGGCATACAATGTCCGCGGGTCGGCTTATGGAAAGGCAGGTCGATACGATCTTGCTTTGGCTGATTTCGACAGGGCCCTTCAGATCAACCCGAACTATTATCAGGCTTGGGCCAATCGTGGTCTGATCAAGCGCTTGAAGGGCGATCGCAACGGTGCACTGGCCGATTACAATCGAGCGGTTCAGCTGAACAGCAGTTACGACGCCGCCTATATCGGACGAGGCAATCTCTATCGCGACATGGGACAGACCCAGGCTGCCTTTCAGGATTTCGAACGCGCTATCCGTCTCGATACGACAGATGCGCGCGCCTACTATAATCGCGGTCTTCTCTACCAGCAGCAGGGCCAGCATAATTACGCGATTGAGGATTTTTCCTCCGCGATTTCGCTGCAGAACGATGCACCCGCGCCGTATAATGGCCGCGGGCTTTCCTATCTGGCGCTCGGCGATGATGAAAACGCCTTTGCCGACTTCAATCAGGCCATCAAACTGGACAATGAAGTCGCGGAAAGCTGGTCCAATCAGGCGCTTGTCTACGAACGCCGCGGCGATAACGTGAAGGCCCGCAGCTCCTATCAGCAGGCAACACAACTCGATCCGTCCTATACGCCGGCCAAGGAAGGCCTGCGACGCGTCTCGAGCTAA
- a CDS encoding aa3-type cytochrome c oxidase subunit IV — MAEHLDEAKFETGAEMDYGEHEKTYSMFLSVTKWSALFCVALLIAMAFGFFTTAGFISSTILFILLLVVSAFLIK; from the coding sequence ATGGCCGAACATCTTGATGAGGCGAAGTTCGAGACGGGCGCCGAAATGGATTATGGCGAGCACGAGAAGACCTACTCGATGTTCCTTTCGGTGACCAAGTGGAGCGCGCTTTTCTGCGTCGCATTGCTGATTGCGATGGCTTTTGGTTTCTTCACGACGGCCGGCTTTATCTCGTCCACCATCCTTTTCATTCTGTTGCTGGTCGTCAGCGCATTTCTGATCAAGTAA
- a CDS encoding NAD(P) transhydrogenase subunit alpha: METTLQDALEQLESATEAVRDAAREQLLAPIDGVADAAGATAHAASGGLVDPFVFRLAIFVLAIFVGYYVVWSVTPALHTPLMSVTNAISSVIIVGALLAVGISASGLATGFGFVALILASVNIFGGFLVTQRMLAMYKKKER, translated from the coding sequence ATGGAAACCACTCTGCAAGACGCGCTCGAACAGCTGGAGAGCGCGACCGAAGCGGTGCGCGACGCCGCACGCGAGCAACTTCTCGCTCCGATCGACGGGGTCGCCGACGCCGCAGGCGCAACCGCCCATGCGGCTAGTGGCGGGCTTGTCGATCCGTTCGTCTTCCGCCTCGCGATCTTCGTCCTCGCGATCTTTGTCGGCTATTACGTCGTCTGGAGCGTGACGCCGGCGCTGCATACGCCGCTGATGAGCGTGACCAACGCCATATCCTCCGTGATCATCGTGGGCGCCTTGCTGGCCGTGGGCATTTCGGCTTCGGGCCTTGCAACCGGGTTCGGCTTCGTCGCGCTGATCCTCGCTTCGGTGAACATCTTCGGCGGCTTCCTCGTCACGCAGCGTATGCTGGCAATGTACAAGAAGAAGGAGCGCTGA
- a CDS encoding ABC transporter substrate-binding protein, whose translation MEAQETAPEPPKAEGAEASTDAKSGEAQGAPLTILYFRQAGRRDDGGEAFGKGLADAVSAVNGRDGGLNNITVDLKECDIPAGAEAATLLGASGCNGAAAEARLAIVWPREDLEAFAIEAERSGFPLIAVAGRDALSQGEELRWSFAPPLSLSRQALALLEAASSTADKKEPVQRIALFHSADAWGGDMRDALMSASERQGFTLQTYSVRAGEAQDIISTFRDFGVSPPDRIIIWGNGGVADTVLREAVKRDYPVGQLVSGFADAAYETLVDLGARGKGFGVVAMTAPASSPSPETDDDASKGKGEGTPPLRATGELVGALSVEALGAAQELANDRYPARGDVRTALERVNLTPERMKALGLAPLPSALKLSCTDHAGSAEPVFLQWSGGVFAQIPLELPAAAGSSARNGSSALTSQIGDERAEAPSCPTDKVEE comes from the coding sequence TGATGCCAAGTCCGGTGAGGCGCAAGGCGCTCCCCTCACCATTTTGTATTTCAGGCAGGCCGGACGCCGCGACGATGGCGGCGAAGCCTTCGGGAAGGGGCTTGCGGATGCCGTTTCGGCGGTAAACGGTCGCGACGGCGGATTGAACAATATAACTGTAGATTTGAAGGAATGTGATATCCCGGCTGGTGCCGAAGCGGCGACGCTTCTCGGCGCGTCGGGTTGCAACGGTGCAGCCGCAGAAGCGCGCCTCGCAATCGTCTGGCCGCGAGAAGATTTGGAAGCCTTCGCTATCGAAGCCGAGCGATCCGGTTTTCCGCTCATCGCCGTCGCGGGACGCGACGCGCTGAGTCAGGGTGAGGAGCTGCGCTGGTCTTTCGCGCCGCCTCTTTCGCTCTCCCGGCAGGCATTGGCTCTGCTCGAAGCCGCCTCCAGCACTGCAGACAAGAAGGAGCCGGTGCAGCGCATCGCTCTCTTCCACTCGGCGGATGCCTGGGGGGGCGATATGCGCGATGCTCTGATGAGCGCGTCCGAGCGGCAGGGCTTCACCTTGCAGACCTATTCCGTGAGAGCCGGTGAAGCGCAGGACATCATCTCCACCTTTCGGGATTTCGGCGTCAGTCCGCCCGATCGGATCATTATATGGGGTAATGGCGGTGTCGCCGATACCGTCCTTCGCGAAGCGGTAAAGCGTGATTATCCGGTGGGCCAGCTCGTCAGTGGCTTTGCCGATGCAGCGTACGAAACACTTGTGGATCTCGGTGCTCGCGGAAAGGGCTTCGGCGTGGTGGCCATGACCGCGCCCGCCAGCTCGCCATCGCCCGAGACCGATGACGATGCGAGTAAAGGTAAGGGCGAGGGCACGCCGCCGCTGCGCGCCACTGGTGAACTGGTCGGAGCATTATCCGTCGAGGCGCTGGGAGCAGCACAGGAACTGGCGAATGACCGTTATCCGGCGCGTGGGGATGTTCGCACTGCGCTGGAACGCGTCAATCTTACGCCGGAGCGCATGAAAGCGCTCGGTCTCGCGCCATTGCCTTCCGCTTTGAAACTTTCGTGCACCGATCATGCGGGGTCGGCCGAACCGGTTTTCCTGCAATGGAGTGGCGGGGTATTTGCGCAGATACCGCTCGAGCTTCCAGCCGCGGCGGGCTCTTCTGCTCGAAACGGATCGTCTGCGCTCACGTCTCAGATTGGCGATGAGCGTGCCGAGGCGCCTTCCTGCCCGACCGACAAGGTAGAGGAATGA
- a CDS encoding SDR family oxidoreductase, translating into MADFVSDLFSVSGKTALVTGGATGIGRMIATGLVQGGAHVMIASRKAEDCETVASELNALDAAGSAEGFGGDVSTEEGLEALTAEVKKRTDKLDILVNNAGVSWGASFEDFPYHAWQKVMGINVAALFELTRNLTPLLEAAASDDDPARVINIGSVMGTQPMADGAYSYTASKAAVHHLTRTLANEFADRRITVNAFAPGPFRSRMTAFATASEEQAETVGNRVPLGRIGSPEDMAGAILFLCSRAGAYVSGAILPLDGGQSVQHGMKLFQE; encoded by the coding sequence TTGGCCGATTTCGTTTCAGATCTTTTTTCCGTTTCAGGCAAGACGGCGCTCGTCACCGGCGGCGCGACCGGTATCGGCAGGATGATTGCAACGGGTCTCGTCCAGGGCGGTGCGCACGTCATGATCGCCTCGCGCAAGGCGGAGGACTGCGAGACCGTCGCGAGCGAACTGAATGCTTTGGACGCAGCCGGTTCAGCCGAGGGATTCGGCGGGGACGTTTCGACGGAGGAAGGTCTCGAAGCTCTGACGGCCGAAGTAAAAAAACGCACCGACAAACTCGACATTCTCGTCAACAATGCCGGCGTTTCATGGGGCGCGAGTTTCGAGGATTTTCCCTATCATGCCTGGCAAAAGGTCATGGGGATCAATGTTGCGGCGCTTTTCGAGCTGACCCGCAATCTCACCCCGCTTTTGGAAGCGGCGGCAAGCGACGACGATCCCGCAAGAGTGATCAATATCGGCTCGGTGATGGGCACGCAGCCCATGGCCGACGGCGCCTATTCTTACACAGCATCGAAAGCGGCCGTTCACCACCTGACCAGGACGCTCGCAAACGAGTTTGCGGATCGGCGCATCACAGTGAACGCATTCGCGCCCGGCCCTTTCCGCAGTCGGATGACCGCCTTTGCCACGGCCAGCGAGGAGCAGGCAGAGACGGTGGGCAACAGGGTGCCGCTCGGGCGCATCGGATCGCCTGAGGACATGGCCGGAGCGATCCTCTTTCTCTGCTCGCGCGCGGGCGCCTACGTCTCGGGCGCGATCCTGCCTCTGGATGGCGGCCAGTCGGTTCAGCACGGCATGAAACTCTTTCAGGAATAG